One Sphingopyxis macrogoltabida genomic region harbors:
- the mgtE gene encoding magnesium transporter: MDKREDSLPPEDTLVTDDREVDRDSAAREPETELDEDDRLKPEFVRDVIELAEAGEGEAARERIGRLHPADIADLFELARADERPMLAAVLGDMLSADVLAEMNDYVREELIDLLAPEQVAELASELDTDDAVAIIEDMEADEQQAVLEAMEPEDRAAIEDALSFPEESAGRLMQRDLVAVPEHVTVGDVIDRLREDTDLTSDFWEIFVVDPMHKPVGTCQLSWILRTPRDIAISDVMKREQTLIPIDMDQEEVALRFQKYALISAAVVDKAGRLVGMITVDDIVHIIQEEAGEDILRLSGAGDGDINEPIRETYSARVRWLVANLGTALVASTIVGLFGGAIEHMVALAALMPIVAGVGGNAGTQTLAVTVRALAMNQLTDSNSWRAVFREMKIALLNGGTIALIAGTATALWFGNPALGGVIAAAMIVNIFVAGVAGVAIPLLLDRLDQDPAVASSIFVTMTTDSMGFLAFLGLAVLSGLTTL; encoded by the coding sequence ATGGACAAACGCGAAGATTCCCTGCCCCCCGAAGACACGCTGGTCACCGACGATCGCGAAGTAGACCGCGATTCCGCGGCGCGCGAACCCGAAACCGAACTCGACGAGGACGACCGGCTGAAACCCGAATTCGTCCGCGACGTCATCGAGCTTGCGGAAGCGGGCGAAGGCGAAGCAGCGCGCGAACGGATCGGCCGCCTCCACCCGGCCGATATCGCCGACCTCTTCGAACTCGCGCGCGCCGACGAGCGCCCGATGCTCGCCGCCGTACTCGGCGACATGCTGTCGGCCGACGTGCTGGCGGAAATGAACGATTATGTGCGCGAAGAGCTGATTGATCTTCTCGCGCCGGAGCAAGTGGCCGAACTGGCATCCGAACTCGATACCGACGACGCGGTCGCGATCATCGAGGACATGGAGGCCGACGAACAGCAGGCGGTCCTCGAGGCGATGGAGCCCGAGGATCGCGCCGCGATCGAGGACGCCCTATCCTTCCCCGAGGAATCGGCCGGCCGCCTGATGCAGCGCGACCTCGTCGCGGTGCCCGAACATGTCACCGTCGGCGACGTCATCGACCGGCTGCGCGAAGACACCGACCTGACCAGCGATTTCTGGGAAATCTTCGTCGTCGACCCGATGCATAAGCCGGTCGGCACCTGCCAGCTCAGCTGGATCCTGCGGACCCCGCGCGACATCGCGATCAGCGATGTCATGAAGCGCGAACAGACGCTGATTCCGATCGACATGGATCAGGAAGAGGTTGCGCTGCGCTTCCAGAAATATGCGCTGATCTCGGCGGCGGTCGTCGACAAGGCCGGCCGGCTCGTCGGCATGATCACTGTCGATGACATCGTCCACATCATCCAGGAAGAGGCCGGCGAGGATATTCTGCGCCTGTCGGGCGCCGGCGACGGCGACATCAATGAACCGATCCGCGAAACCTACAGCGCGCGCGTGCGCTGGCTGGTCGCCAACCTCGGCACCGCGCTCGTCGCCTCGACGATTGTCGGGCTGTTCGGCGGCGCGATCGAACATATGGTCGCGCTGGCGGCGCTGATGCCGATCGTCGCCGGGGTCGGCGGCAATGCGGGAACGCAGACGCTCGCGGTGACCGTGCGCGCGCTGGCGATGAACCAGCTTACCGATTCGAACAGCTGGCGCGCGGTATTCCGCGAGATGAAGATCGCGCTGCTCAACGGCGGCACGATCGCGCTGATCGCAGGGACCGCGACCGCGCTGTGGTTCGGCAACCCGGCGCTCGGCGGGGTGATCGCGGCGGCGATGATCGTCAACATCTTCGTCGCGGGGGTCGCGGGGGTCGCCATCCCTCTGCTCCTCGACCGGCTCGATCAGGATCCGGCGGTCGCGAGTTCGATCTTTGTCACCATGACCACGGATTCGATGGGTTTTCTGGCCTTCCTCGGCCTTGCCGTGCTCAGCGGGCTCACCACCCTCTGA
- the scpB gene encoding SMC-Scp complex subunit ScpB, translated as MNPIDDLERAIEAMLFASDEPLDARQVAGRLGDEKTPGEIRGIIQTIAARHAGSGIELVERGGHWHFQTPADLAHLLRRERDDPRKLSRAASEVLAIVAYHEPVSRAEIEAIRGVQTSKGTLDVLMEAEWIAPAGRREVPGRPLIYKTTDAFLQHFGLTSRKDLPGIEDLRAAGLLDPVDLAFEEAIGELDLVKDGEEA; from the coding sequence ATGAACCCGATCGACGATCTCGAACGCGCGATAGAAGCGATGCTGTTCGCCAGCGACGAACCGCTCGACGCGCGGCAGGTCGCGGGACGGCTGGGCGACGAAAAGACGCCGGGCGAGATTCGGGGGATCATCCAGACCATCGCCGCGCGCCATGCCGGCAGCGGGATCGAACTGGTCGAGCGCGGCGGACATTGGCATTTCCAGACCCCTGCCGATCTGGCGCATCTGCTCCGCCGCGAGCGCGACGATCCGCGGAAACTGTCGCGCGCGGCGTCGGAAGTGCTGGCGATCGTCGCCTATCACGAACCGGTGAGTCGCGCTGAGATCGAGGCGATCCGCGGCGTCCAGACGTCGAAAGGCACGCTCGACGTGCTGATGGAGGCCGAATGGATCGCGCCCGCGGGACGGCGCGAGGTGCCGGGGCGGCCGCTGATCTACAAGACGACCGACGCTTTCCTGCAACATTTCGGCCTCACCAGCCGCAAGGACCTGCCGGGAATCGAGGATTTGCGTGCGGCGGGTCTGCTCGACCCGGTCGACCTCGCTTTCGAGGAAGCGATAGGAGAGCTGGACCTAGTAAAAGACGGCGAAGAGGCCTAG
- the tatB gene encoding Sec-independent protein translocase protein TatB: MFDVAPTELLLVVVVALVVIGPKDLPKAMRFVGKWMGKARGMARHFRSGLDTMMREAELEELEKQWREQNEAIMREFPRIDVNTPEPKTAATKQTSSDENAGDADEAAAATKPETVEPVETHAIPPKDGPLP, from the coding sequence ATGTTCGATGTTGCGCCCACCGAGTTGCTGCTCGTCGTGGTGGTGGCCTTGGTCGTCATCGGTCCCAAGGACTTGCCCAAGGCGATGCGCTTTGTCGGCAAATGGATGGGCAAGGCACGCGGGATGGCGCGCCATTTCCGGTCCGGGCTCGACACGATGATGCGCGAAGCCGAGCTCGAAGAGCTCGAAAAGCAATGGCGCGAGCAGAATGAGGCGATCATGCGCGAATTTCCGCGCATCGACGTAAACACCCCGGAGCCGAAGACCGCAGCGACAAAGCAGACATCCTCGGATGAAAACGCGGGCGACGCCGATGAGGCGGCCGCGGCGACAAAACCCGAAACCGTTGAACCCGTCGAAACGCATGCCATTCCGCCCAAAGACGGGCCGCTGCCGTGA
- a CDS encoding MFS transporter: protein MTGSFALMKQRRFLPLFATQFLNAFNDNFYKMAMVILVTFTIYKDPETEAWFNALAGGLFILPFFLFSALAGQLADSTDKTKMIRLIKTAEIFIMIVGGIGIWFHIVPVMLLALFAMGMHSTFFGPIKYAILPQHLHEDEVLAGTGWVEAGTYIAILGGSIVGGLTPPHFAIPGIILVAIVGRLTASYVPAAPPEKEAEGLVIDHNVFRSSWQIVNSTMHIPRLFLAIVSISFFWAIGAILAAQFPPLVKNALGGDNTVATLFTAIFSVGVAIGSIIVNRLLKGHASARYSPGSVIVMALFVLDLWWSVTHWVHADNTLMNWREFLSLTAGDRIILDLLGIAIAGGMFVVPLYAFLTTTVSKSQTARTVAANNIVNSGFMVAATLLLSVLIGAGLTIGDTLLMVAAMCLVSAWLAWKLHKACD from the coding sequence ATGACCGGTTCCTTCGCGCTGATGAAGCAACGCCGGTTCCTGCCCCTCTTCGCCACCCAGTTCCTCAACGCCTTCAACGACAATTTCTACAAGATGGCGATGGTGATCCTCGTCACCTTCACAATCTACAAGGACCCGGAGACCGAGGCGTGGTTCAACGCGCTGGCGGGCGGGCTGTTCATCCTGCCCTTCTTCCTCTTTTCGGCGCTTGCCGGCCAGCTTGCCGACAGCACCGACAAGACGAAGATGATCCGCCTGATCAAAACGGCCGAAATCTTCATCATGATCGTCGGCGGCATTGGCATCTGGTTCCATATCGTGCCCGTCATGCTGCTCGCGCTCTTCGCGATGGGAATGCACTCGACCTTCTTCGGCCCGATCAAATATGCGATCCTGCCGCAGCATCTGCACGAGGACGAGGTGCTCGCGGGCACCGGCTGGGTCGAGGCGGGGACCTATATCGCGATTCTCGGCGGCAGCATCGTCGGCGGGCTGACGCCGCCGCATTTTGCCATCCCCGGCATCATCCTCGTCGCCATCGTCGGCCGCCTGACCGCCAGCTATGTTCCGGCAGCCCCGCCCGAAAAGGAAGCCGAGGGACTGGTCATCGACCATAATGTCTTTCGTTCGTCATGGCAGATCGTCAATTCGACGATGCACATTCCGCGGCTGTTCCTCGCCATCGTGTCGATCAGCTTCTTCTGGGCGATCGGGGCGATTCTGGCGGCGCAATTCCCGCCGCTGGTCAAGAATGCGCTCGGCGGCGATAACACCGTCGCGACGCTGTTCACCGCGATTTTCTCGGTCGGGGTCGCGATCGGTTCGATCATCGTCAACCGGCTGCTCAAGGGGCATGCCTCGGCGCGCTATTCGCCCGGATCGGTGATCGTCATGGCGTTGTTCGTGCTCGACCTCTGGTGGTCGGTTACCCACTGGGTCCACGCCGACAACACGCTGATGAACTGGCGCGAGTTCCTGTCGCTGACTGCGGGCGACCGCATCATCCTCGACCTGCTCGGCATCGCCATCGCCGGCGGCATGTTCGTCGTACCGCTTTATGCCTTCCTCACCACGACCGTGTCGAAATCGCAGACCGCGCGCACCGTCGCCGCCAACAACATCGTCAATTCGGGCTTCATGGTCGCGGCGACGTTGCTACTCAGCGTGCTGATCGGCGCGGGGCTGACGATCGGCGATACGTTGTTGATGGTCGCCGCCATGTGCCTTGTATCGGCATGGCTCGCGTGGAAGCTCCACAAGGCCTGCGATTGA
- a CDS encoding molybdenum cofactor biosynthesis protein MoaE, with the protein MIRVEVGAAAIDVAAELAAHDAGGHGASASFIGRVRGDDGLTELFLEHHPVLTATGLEELATEAAARWKLGALTLIHRVGAMVPGETIVLVLASSPHRGESLAACEFLIDRLKTDVMLWKRESFADGRVQWVEQREGDHARAERWD; encoded by the coding sequence ATGATCCGCGTCGAGGTCGGCGCCGCGGCGATCGATGTCGCCGCCGAACTCGCCGCGCATGATGCGGGCGGGCATGGTGCGAGCGCGAGCTTTATCGGCCGGGTGCGCGGCGACGACGGATTGACCGAACTTTTCCTCGAACATCATCCGGTGCTCACCGCGACGGGACTGGAGGAACTCGCGACCGAGGCGGCGGCGCGCTGGAAACTGGGCGCGCTTACCCTGATCCACCGGGTCGGGGCGATGGTGCCGGGCGAGACGATCGTCCTTGTCCTCGCCAGCAGCCCGCATCGCGGCGAGTCGCTCGCGGCGTGCGAATTTCTGATCGACCGTCTGAAGACCGACGTTATGCTGTGGAAGCGTGAAAGCTTTGCCGACGGGCGCGTGCAATGGGTCGAGCAGCGCGAGGGCGATCACGCGCGCGCGGAGCGCTGGGACTGA
- a CDS encoding segregation and condensation protein A, whose amino-acid sequence MEELPLDFEVAPTAEREDALQLSLDSWEGPLDLLLTLARSQKVDLRQISILALVEQYLAFIAEMRAKLEVAADYLVMAAWLAYLKSALLLPKDPAEDPSPDELALRLQLRLQRLAAMREAAARLLARDRVGRDVFLRPKPEGLHDVKLRRWDASLYDLLSAYGQVKLRTEPVVHMVARRPVVTLDAALHHLQRLIGVKLDWAELSDFLPPDYQGPLRRSAIASSFVAALELARQGRVDLRQDGAFEPLYLKAASA is encoded by the coding sequence ATGGAAGAACTGCCGCTCGATTTCGAAGTGGCACCGACGGCGGAGCGCGAAGATGCGCTGCAGCTCAGTCTCGATAGCTGGGAAGGCCCGCTCGACCTCCTGCTTACTCTGGCGCGCAGCCAGAAGGTCGACCTCCGGCAGATTTCGATCCTCGCGCTGGTCGAACAATATCTGGCCTTCATCGCCGAAATGCGCGCGAAGCTGGAGGTCGCGGCCGATTATCTGGTGATGGCGGCATGGCTCGCCTATCTGAAATCCGCCCTGCTGCTGCCCAAGGATCCGGCCGAAGACCCGTCGCCCGACGAGCTCGCGCTGCGGTTGCAGCTTCGGCTCCAGCGGCTGGCCGCGATGCGCGAGGCGGCGGCGCGGTTGCTGGCGCGCGACCGCGTCGGCCGCGATGTTTTCCTGCGTCCGAAGCCCGAGGGCCTTCACGATGTGAAGCTCCGCCGTTGGGACGCCAGCCTCTATGATCTCCTCTCCGCCTATGGTCAGGTCAAGCTGCGCACCGAACCCGTCGTCCATATGGTTGCGCGGCGGCCGGTGGTCACACTCGACGCCGCGCTCCACCATCTCCAGCGGTTGATCGGGGTGAAGCTCGACTGGGCCGAACTTTCCGATTTCCTGCCGCCCGACTATCAGGGGCCCTTGCGCCGCTCGGCAATTGCGTCGAGTTTCGTGGCGGCCCTCGAACTCGCGCGGCAGGGCCGCGTCGACCTCAGGCAGGACGGCGCGTTCGAACCGCTTTACCTGAAGGCCGCATCCGCATGA
- a CDS encoding entericidin A/B family lipoprotein: MANVRAIVLVLMASFLVAGCNTVKGAGRDIESVGQAGSDAID, translated from the coding sequence ATGGCAAATGTTCGCGCAATTGTCCTGGTGTTGATGGCAAGCTTTCTGGTCGCTGGCTGCAATACCGTTAAGGGAGCTGGCCGTGACATCGAGTCGGTCGGTCAGGCTGGCAGCGATGCCATCGACTGA
- a CDS encoding ribonuclease T2 family protein translates to MRKPPVAGYLLSMSWSPQHCATVRNPKDARDRFQCAGGNGRFGWVLHGLWPEAANPGYPQWCRPAKIVPQPVLRRHLCMTPSAQLLQHEWAKHGTCMSPHPAAYFRSAEILFGAVRFPDMAALAAKPQTAGSIRRAFAAANKGVSVSMIAVAADDKGWLKEVRLCLGPRMRPQRCKDFQTGARDQRAVRVRPLPR, encoded by the coding sequence GTGCGCAAACCGCCGGTCGCCGGATATCTGCTGAGTATGAGCTGGTCGCCGCAGCATTGCGCGACGGTTCGTAACCCGAAGGATGCGCGCGACCGGTTTCAGTGCGCGGGCGGGAACGGCCGTTTCGGCTGGGTGCTGCACGGGCTATGGCCCGAAGCGGCGAATCCGGGCTATCCGCAATGGTGCCGTCCGGCGAAGATCGTGCCGCAGCCGGTGCTGCGCCGCCACCTGTGCATGACGCCGTCGGCGCAGCTGCTCCAGCACGAATGGGCCAAGCACGGCACCTGCATGAGCCCGCATCCCGCCGCCTATTTCCGCTCGGCCGAAATATTGTTCGGCGCGGTGCGCTTTCCCGACATGGCGGCTCTCGCGGCGAAACCGCAGACCGCGGGGAGCATCCGCCGCGCCTTTGCGGCGGCCAACAAGGGGGTTTCCGTATCGATGATCGCGGTGGCGGCGGACGACAAGGGCTGGCTCAAGGAAGTGCGGCTATGCCTCGGCCCGCGGATGCGACCGCAGCGGTGCAAAGACTTCCAGACCGGCGCCCGCGACCAGCGCGCGGTGCGGGTGCGGCCGCTGCCCCGCTGA
- the pgsA gene encoding CDP-diacylglycerol--glycerol-3-phosphate 3-phosphatidyltransferase codes for MLSLPNLLTLSRILAVPILLFLLWPGVIEGSHQPKPIDYAFAFGLYCLMGVTDYFDGYVARSRGIVSRLGAFLDPIADKIMIAAVILLLVFTRDIAGYHVIAALMILLREIIVSGLREFLATLQVSMPVTQLAKWKTTFQLIAFGALILAGALPAMAWIKLVGLASLWGAAVLTLITGWDYLRVGLKHMD; via the coding sequence ATGCTCAGCCTTCCCAATCTTCTGACCTTGTCGCGGATCCTGGCGGTTCCCATCCTGCTCTTCCTGCTGTGGCCGGGCGTGATCGAAGGATCGCACCAGCCGAAGCCGATCGACTATGCCTTCGCGTTCGGCCTCTACTGCCTGATGGGCGTGACCGATTATTTTGACGGCTATGTGGCACGCTCGCGCGGCATCGTCTCGCGGCTGGGGGCTTTTCTTGATCCGATTGCCGACAAGATCATGATCGCGGCGGTCATCCTGCTCCTCGTCTTCACGCGCGACATTGCGGGCTATCACGTCATCGCCGCGCTGATGATCCTCTTGCGCGAGATCATCGTGTCGGGGCTGCGCGAGTTTCTCGCGACGCTGCAGGTATCGATGCCGGTGACCCAGCTCGCGAAGTGGAAGACGACCTTCCAGCTCATTGCCTTCGGGGCGCTGATCCTTGCGGGCGCCTTGCCCGCGATGGCGTGGATCAAGCTGGTCGGGCTCGCCTCGCTGTGGGGCGCCGCGGTGCTGACGCTGATCACCGGCTGGGATTATCTGCGCGTCGGCCTCAAGCATATGGACTGA
- a CDS encoding twin-arginine translocase TatA/TatE family subunit — protein sequence MGSFSIWHWLVVGILVLLLFGKGRFSDMMGDVAKGIKSFKKGMADDDAPVPPKHIEGQRAPDTTPMSTPTNEHDKL from the coding sequence ATGGGTAGCTTCAGCATCTGGCACTGGCTGGTGGTCGGGATTCTCGTCCTGCTGCTGTTCGGCAAGGGCCGTTTTTCGGACATGATGGGCGATGTCGCCAAGGGCATCAAAAGCTTCAAGAAGGGCATGGCCGACGATGACGCGCCCGTGCCGCCGAAGCATATCGAGGGCCAGCGTGCGCCCGATACGACCCCGATGTCGACGCCGACCAACGAGCACGACAAGCTCTGA
- a CDS encoding peptidylprolyl isomerase, translating into MSDQTLTLSLSTGDVVIRLRPDLAPKHVERITQLASEGFYDDVVFHRVIPGFMAQGGDPTGTGMGGSKLPDLPQEFSSEPHVRGVCSMARAQNPNSANSQFFICFEDARFLDNQYTVWGEVTEGMENVDALPKGEPPREPGKIVKATVG; encoded by the coding sequence ATGTCCGATCAGACCCTCACCCTGTCGCTGTCGACCGGCGATGTCGTCATCCGCCTGCGCCCCGATCTGGCGCCCAAGCATGTCGAGCGTATCACCCAGCTCGCCAGCGAAGGTTTCTACGACGATGTCGTCTTTCATCGCGTGATCCCAGGCTTCATGGCGCAGGGCGGCGATCCGACGGGCACCGGCATGGGCGGCAGCAAGCTTCCCGACCTGCCGCAGGAATTCAGCAGCGAGCCGCACGTCCGCGGCGTCTGCTCGATGGCGCGCGCGCAGAACCCGAACAGCGCGAACAGCCAGTTCTTCATCTGCTTCGAGGACGCGCGCTTCCTCGACAACCAGTACACCGTCTGGGGCGAAGTGACCGAAGGCATGGAAAATGTAGACGCGCTGCCCAAGGGCGAACCGCCGCGCGAGCCCGGCAAGATCGTCAAGGCGACTGTTGGCTGA
- the tatC gene encoding twin-arginine translocase subunit TatC: MPLLDHLIELRSRLLKSLLAIGVAFGVCLYFAKPIFGILVQPLVRAGQGKLIYTQLFEAFFVEIKVALFAAMMIAFPVIANQLWKFIAPGLYRQEKKALLPFILATPVLFAIGASFAYYITIPIALKFLLGYQGNVGGITQEALPSVGNYLSFIMQFIMAFGIAFLLPILLMLIERSGLVTREQLVSARRYMIVAAFAIAAVFTPPDILSQLLLAVPLVFLYELSLFAIWFTQRRRKTGAEAAPVEPLEEV, from the coding sequence ATGCCGCTTCTCGATCACCTGATCGAGTTGCGCTCGCGGTTGCTGAAGTCGCTGCTGGCGATCGGTGTCGCTTTCGGTGTCTGCCTCTATTTCGCCAAGCCGATCTTCGGCATCCTCGTCCAGCCGCTCGTCCGTGCCGGGCAGGGCAAGCTCATTTATACCCAGCTCTTCGAGGCGTTCTTCGTCGAGATCAAGGTGGCGCTATTCGCCGCGATGATGATCGCCTTTCCGGTGATCGCGAACCAGCTCTGGAAGTTCATTGCCCCGGGCCTCTATCGGCAGGAGAAGAAGGCGCTGCTGCCCTTCATTCTGGCGACGCCGGTGCTGTTCGCGATCGGTGCGAGCTTCGCCTATTACATCACCATTCCGATCGCGCTCAAATTCCTGCTCGGTTATCAGGGGAATGTCGGCGGGATTACGCAGGAAGCGCTGCCCTCGGTCGGCAATTACCTGAGCTTCATCATGCAGTTCATCATGGCGTTCGGGATCGCCTTCCTGCTGCCGATCCTGTTGATGCTGATCGAGCGCTCCGGGCTTGTAACGCGCGAACAGCTCGTTTCGGCGCGGCGTTACATGATCGTCGCCGCCTTCGCGATCGCGGCAGTGTTCACGCCGCCTGATATCCTGAGCCAGCTGCTGCTCGCGGTGCCGCTGGTGTTCCTTTACGAACTGTCGCTCTTCGCGATCTGGTTCACCCAGCGCCGACGCAAAACAGGCGCCGAAGCGGCGCCTGTCGAACCTCTCGAAGAGGTTTAG
- the moaD gene encoding molybdopterin converting factor subunit 1: protein MRLTVSYFAWVRERMGVAEEEIVLPAGAATVGDLVGWLAARDERGALAFAEPGRIRAALGGAMVGAAAPLGDAREIALFPPVTGG, encoded by the coding sequence ATGAGGCTGACGGTCAGCTATTTCGCCTGGGTGCGCGAGCGGATGGGGGTTGCCGAGGAAGAGATCGTGCTGCCCGCAGGGGCCGCGACGGTGGGCGATCTCGTCGGCTGGCTCGCGGCGCGCGACGAACGCGGAGCGCTGGCTTTCGCTGAACCGGGACGAATCCGTGCCGCGCTCGGCGGGGCGATGGTCGGCGCGGCGGCGCCGCTCGGCGATGCGCGCGAGATTGCGCTTTTTCCTCCGGTGACCGGCGGATGA
- the nadC gene encoding carboxylating nicotinate-nucleotide diphosphorylase: MTDFTLPDFDLDAFVRTTLAEDLGAGGDITSMATIPADARFAGVMDSRDAITVAGLPIAERFFRALAPDMDIRILVEEGAEVQSGTDLIRLSGNARAMLTAERSALNTVQHLSGIATMTRQYVDAIAGTGAILLDTRKTIPGLRILEKYATRMGGATNHRMGLWDAAMIKDNHVAVAGSVEEAVQRAVAAGIANIIVEVDRVDQIEPALGAGATHLLLDNMNLAALRESVALVAGRVPTEASGGVRLDTIRAIAETRVTYVSVGRLTQSAPAADIGLDFALA; this comes from the coding sequence ATGACCGATTTCACACTCCCCGACTTCGACCTCGATGCCTTCGTCCGCACGACTCTTGCCGAAGATCTGGGGGCGGGGGGCGACATCACCTCGATGGCGACGATCCCCGCCGATGCCCGTTTTGCCGGGGTGATGGACAGCCGCGACGCGATCACCGTCGCCGGACTGCCGATCGCCGAGCGCTTCTTTCGCGCGCTGGCGCCCGATATGGATATCCGGATTCTCGTCGAAGAAGGGGCAGAGGTTCAATCGGGCACCGACCTCATCCGCCTGTCGGGCAACGCGCGGGCGATGCTGACCGCCGAGCGATCGGCGCTCAACACGGTCCAACATCTGTCGGGGATCGCGACGATGACCCGCCAATATGTCGACGCGATCGCCGGAACCGGAGCGATCCTGCTCGACACGCGCAAGACGATCCCCGGGCTTCGTATCCTCGAAAAATATGCGACGCGCATGGGCGGGGCGACCAACCATCGTATGGGGCTGTGGGACGCCGCAATGATCAAAGACAATCATGTCGCGGTCGCGGGATCGGTCGAAGAAGCGGTGCAGCGCGCGGTCGCGGCCGGCATCGCGAATATCATCGTCGAGGTCGACCGGGTCGACCAGATCGAACCGGCGTTGGGCGCGGGTGCGACGCATCTGCTGCTCGACAATATGAACCTTGCCGCGCTTCGCGAATCGGTAGCGCTCGTCGCCGGCCGGGTGCCGACCGAGGCGTCGGGCGGGGTGCGGCTCGACACGATCCGCGCGATCGCGGAGACGAGGGTGACCTATGTCTCGGTCGGCCGGCTGACGCAGTCGGCGCCTGCGGCCGATATCGGGCTCGATTTTGCGCTGGCCTGA
- a CDS encoding NAD(P)H-dependent flavin oxidoreductase, protein MQSPICAMLDIEFPLLAFSHCRDVVVAVSKAGGMGVFGAASLPPERLEEELAWIDDHIGGRPYGVDLIVPNSFAGKGEEKGALPPIPDAHNAFVADLLEKHGVEGDSLGGVSSSLGDNMSDAGAAALLEVAFRHPIKLIANALGVPPPLMLELGKRHNVPVAALVGTRDHALMQVRAGVDILVVAGGEAGGHCGEVATMVLVPEVAAAVAAVGADTPILAAGGIVTGRQMAAAMAMGAHGAWTGSVWLTTAEAETNPVVKDKMLAASSRDTVRSKSRTGKPSRQLRSPWTDAWEADGAPKPLPMPLQSLVSEPALRKVDKLSEGGHEGAKALATYWVGQGVGLMNEAMGAGQVVQEFKADWIAACERLNGFIGD, encoded by the coding sequence ATGCAATCCCCCATCTGCGCGATGCTCGACATCGAGTTTCCGCTGCTCGCCTTCTCGCACTGCCGCGACGTCGTCGTCGCGGTGTCGAAGGCCGGCGGCATGGGCGTGTTCGGCGCCGCGTCGCTACCGCCCGAACGGCTTGAGGAAGAGCTGGCGTGGATCGACGACCATATCGGCGGGCGCCCCTATGGCGTCGACCTGATCGTCCCCAACAGCTTCGCCGGCAAGGGCGAGGAAAAAGGCGCGCTGCCGCCGATTCCCGACGCGCATAACGCCTTCGTCGCCGATCTCCTCGAAAAACACGGTGTCGAGGGCGACAGCCTGGGCGGCGTGAGTTCCAGCCTCGGCGACAATATGAGCGACGCCGGGGCCGCCGCACTGCTCGAGGTCGCGTTCCGCCATCCGATCAAGCTGATCGCCAACGCGCTCGGCGTGCCGCCGCCGCTGATGCTCGAACTCGGCAAGCGGCACAATGTCCCGGTTGCGGCGCTCGTCGGCACGCGCGACCATGCGCTGATGCAGGTGCGCGCCGGCGTCGATATCCTCGTTGTCGCGGGCGGCGAGGCCGGCGGCCATTGCGGCGAGGTCGCGACGATGGTGCTGGTGCCCGAAGTCGCCGCGGCAGTCGCTGCGGTCGGCGCCGACACGCCGATTCTCGCCGCCGGCGGCATCGTCACCGGGCGCCAGATGGCGGCGGCGATGGCGATGGGCGCGCATGGCGCCTGGACCGGATCGGTGTGGCTCACCACCGCCGAGGCCGAAACCAATCCGGTCGTGAAGGACAAAATGCTCGCCGCCTCGTCGCGCGACACGGTGCGCTCGAAAAGCCGCACCGGCAAACCCTCGCGCCAGCTTCGCTCGCCATGGACCGACGCATGGGAAGCCGACGGCGCACCCAAACCGCTGCCGATGCCGCTCCAGTCGCTGGTCAGCGAGCCGGCGCTGCGCAAGGTCGATAAATTGTCCGAGGGCGGCCACGAAGGCGCCAAGGCACTCGCGACCTATTGGGTCGGACAAGGCGTCGGACTGATGAACGAGGCAATGGGCGCCGGGCAGGTCGTGCAGGAATTCAAGGCCGACTGGATCGCCGCCTGCGAACGGCTCAACGGCTTTATCGGCGACTAG